A stretch of Candidatus Bathyarchaeota archaeon DNA encodes these proteins:
- a CDS encoding carboxypeptidase-like regulatory domain-containing protein has translation MEGMTIIANMVMGETYIPVSNVTTDSKGRFEVFEDLFGHPFLLEFEYGGITHFKTFVSGNGTYTIDLDLSGTLDFKVLDLDGRGVEGIEVAIVNKVGYIMGYTETDSAGSGHFEALNIGDPFSLMFDSDGVPYSQVFDFANETTASVEVQLLETTSSDGGLEMYMHHVIVEMEGEYLNVWEAITFRNLGDRIFNNSWLKIFLPSEAEEITSDVMDCCVQITAEGIVIDPMDPIFPNGTFETTIEYKIEAKLGTQILSKRMAYDTTYFYYFIENVPGVTVESPVGLSYEGERILAGTNYLIYMGPALQAGETASVQFKGLISWTDALMKNPLMWAGGLLVAPIALLVYFFVLKIDDEPKDLELMPIAPLGKITVSSGSIEEESLLAGKGSRVDFKVELNELRPVLYKVEEEYMNGGTSEKTHSPLISRCGENLKEIEAELQSPREDDEMDDLAAEESAIGAVLGTITSNHNMGMLSEREFYLLKERYEARLAEVKSKLEKNG, from the coding sequence GTGGAGGGTATGACGATTATAGCTAATATGGTGATGGGTGAAACCTATATTCCAGTATCCAACGTCACCACTGACTCTAAAGGGAGGTTTGAGGTATTCGAGGATCTATTCGGTCACCCGTTCCTGCTGGAGTTCGAATATGGTGGAATAACTCATTTCAAGACTTTCGTATCTGGGAACGGGACCTATACGATTGATCTTGATCTCTCGGGAACTCTGGACTTTAAGGTGCTTGACTTGGATGGAAGGGGTGTCGAGGGGATTGAGGTGGCGATCGTTAACAAGGTAGGCTATATCATGGGGTACACAGAAACTGACTCCGCAGGATCGGGTCATTTTGAAGCCCTCAATATTGGAGATCCCTTCAGTCTTATGTTCGACTCTGATGGTGTACCCTACTCTCAGGTCTTCGATTTCGCTAATGAAACCACAGCGAGTGTCGAGGTGCAGCTTCTTGAAACGACTTCCAGCGATGGGGGCCTAGAGATGTATATGCACCACGTGATTGTGGAGATGGAAGGAGAGTATCTCAACGTCTGGGAGGCTATTACCTTCCGCAATCTCGGTGACCGGATCTTCAACAACAGCTGGCTTAAAATATTTCTCCCCTCCGAGGCTGAGGAGATAACCAGTGATGTTATGGACTGCTGCGTCCAGATCACTGCAGAGGGAATTGTTATCGACCCAATGGACCCTATTTTTCCCAATGGCACCTTCGAGACCACCATTGAGTACAAGATCGAGGCGAAGTTGGGCACTCAGATATTATCTAAGAGAATGGCGTATGACACTACCTACTTCTATTATTTTATAGAGAACGTCCCAGGAGTCACGGTAGAGAGCCCAGTGGGGCTCAGTTACGAGGGGGAGAGGATCCTTGCTGGAACCAACTATCTCATTTATATGGGCCCTGCACTTCAAGCAGGCGAGACCGCCAGCGTCCAGTTCAAGGGGCTTATCAGCTGGACAGATGCCCTCATGAAAAACCCCCTAATGTGGGCTGGAGGGCTTCTCGTTGCCCCCATAGCCCTCTTAGTGTATTTTTTCGTTTTGAAAATCGACGATGAGCCGAAAGATCTTGAACTTATGCCGATTGCACCATTAGGTAAGATCACGGTTTCTTCAGGGTCAATAGAGGAGGAATCTCTGTTGGCGGGTAAAGGCTCAAGAGTGGACTTCAAAGTGGAACTGAATGAGTTGAGGCCTGTCCTGTATAAAGTTGAGGAAGAATACATGAACGGCGGGACATCTGAAAAGACACATAGCCCGTTGATATCAAGGTGCGGCGAAAACCTCAAAGAAATCGAAGCTGAGCTTCAGAGTCCCCGGGAAGATGACGAAATGGATGATCTCGCAGCCGAAGAGTCCGCTATTGGAGCAGTGCTTGGGACGATCACATCGAATCACAATATGGGGATGCTCTCTGAAAGGGAGTTTTATCTGCTAAAGGAAAGGTACGAGGCGCGCCTAGCCGAGGTTAAGTCGAAGTTAGAGAAGAACGGTTAA
- the radA gene encoding DNA repair and recombination protein RadA, which yields MTEILESGMLKGVASTTVKKLLKAGFTTVQAVAVTPAREIADLAGMGSDTAVKVCRLARMHIDPGFVPAIEVLEMRKHMIKCTTGSEELDRILGGGIETGAITELIGEFGSGKTQICFTLAVTAQQLITEGGFEGNVCVIDTEGTFMPERIMQVAEERGLDATKTLEGILIARAYNSEHQIILINSLPELVEKSGIKLVIMDSMIGHFRGEYIGRGTLAERQQKLGSCLSKLLRVAEAFNVSVVLTNQVMSTPDTMYGDPNKPTGGHVMAHACTHRVFLRKGRKNTRLARVIDSPSLPEEKIRFAITAAGVVDSDDD from the coding sequence TTGACCGAGATACTTGAGTCAGGAATGTTGAAGGGCGTGGCCAGCACGACGGTGAAAAAGCTTCTGAAAGCTGGGTTCACCACTGTACAGGCTGTGGCGGTCACACCAGCAAGGGAGATCGCTGATCTGGCGGGGATGGGGAGTGACACAGCCGTTAAGGTCTGTCGCCTGGCTCGGATGCACATAGACCCTGGCTTCGTCCCGGCGATCGAGGTTCTGGAGATGCGCAAACACATGATAAAGTGCACCACAGGTTCTGAGGAGCTCGATAGGATTCTAGGCGGAGGTATTGAGACCGGAGCTATCACCGAACTCATCGGGGAGTTTGGTTCGGGGAAGACCCAGATCTGCTTCACCCTCGCGGTTACTGCTCAACAGCTTATTACGGAGGGGGGTTTCGAGGGCAATGTATGTGTCATAGACACCGAGGGCACTTTCATGCCGGAAAGAATAATGCAAGTCGCCGAGGAAAGAGGATTAGATGCTACCAAGACTCTGGAGGGGATCCTCATTGCCAGAGCATATAACAGCGAGCATCAGATCATCCTCATTAACAGCCTTCCGGAGCTCGTGGAAAAGAGTGGCATCAAACTGGTCATTATGGACAGCATGATCGGCCACTTTAGGGGAGAGTACATCGGAAGAGGCACCCTTGCAGAGCGTCAACAGAAGCTGGGCAGCTGCCTCAGCAAGCTCCTCAGGGTTGCAGAGGCCTTCAACGTCTCTGTAGTCCTCACCAATCAGGTGATGTCCACCCCTGACACCATGTATGGAGATCCCAACAAGCCGACAGGGGGTCACGTCATGGCTCATGCCTGCACCCACAGAGTTTTCCTCAGGAAAGGGCGCAAAAACACCAGACTTGCTAGGGTCATCGACTCCCCTAGTCTCCCAGAGGAGAAGATCAGGTTTGCAATCACCGCAGCCGGGGTCGTGGACTCGGATGACGACTAG
- a CDS encoding PadR family transcriptional regulator: MLRIGPLASGAVSPLQFLLLLQLNKGPKYGYEMLTFLRAEFHGVWDVKTGSFYPALRSLESRGFVETSMIDETEFYTLTPSGELLLSSFSERIELRSKFTNRYFKAMFKLMPPNITTKVLGIFRKLSEDNIEFYSTQMLLLNDSMDKDALIEFLDESKSIMEARLEKIKSVRQKIREEI, encoded by the coding sequence ATGTTGAGGATTGGACCCCTAGCCTCTGGGGCTGTAAGCCCCCTACAGTTCCTCCTACTCCTACAACTGAATAAAGGTCCAAAATATGGCTATGAGATGCTCACCTTCCTAAGAGCGGAGTTCCATGGAGTTTGGGACGTCAAAACGGGGAGCTTCTACCCCGCCTTAAGGAGCCTTGAATCCAGAGGATTTGTAGAGACCTCCATGATAGATGAAACGGAGTTTTATACTTTGACTCCCAGTGGGGAGTTGCTCCTCAGCAGCTTTAGCGAGCGGATCGAGCTCCGGAGCAAGTTTACTAACAGGTACTTTAAGGCCATGTTCAAGCTCATGCCTCCAAATATTACGACCAAAGTTCTCGGGATCTTTAGGAAGCTCAGCGAGGACAATATTGAGTTTTACTCCACCCAGATGCTCCTCCTCAATGATTCCATGGACAAGGATGCTCTTATTGAATTTCTAGACGAATCAAAGTCTATAATGGAGGCCCGCCTCGAGAAAATTAAGAGTGTGCGGCAGAAGATCAGGGAGGAGATATGA
- a CDS encoding cytochrome c-type biogenesis CcmF C-terminal domain-containing protein, with the protein MIGFASLVVAAVVMELTVVFYVVGLYRKRSDLERFGDHGVKASFALFTLASIYLLYLLLTKDFNNLYVSTHTNRNLPTVYVVSAFWAGQEGSLLLWGWLTSLTALIVARKQISVDKFKPYVATILIIVQLFFVLTMIFASNPFERQRSTPADGQGLNPLLQDPGMVLHPPTLFVGYALIAVPFAYAMAGLMTKDEEWLSKIRTWTLLSWLFLSLGIALGGWWSYHVLGWGGYWAWDPVENASLMPWLIITAFLHSVVIQEGKKGMKLWNMLLITFSFLLVIYAAFLTRSGIIQSIHSFSGSSLGQYFGIFLGISTIATVALIAKRYVWLKSRNIFEAYLSKESAFLFNNLLFTVLTLLIMLGTIFPLLSEAVRGYQVRVGPGYFQQTASPLSVMLIFLMGLCPLIAWRQASVASLKRNLTFPFLITIATTIVLYSLGVTQLGGMVVSASIGFSLGSILQEFYRATDPEDSMPLGKRFLTLFSAAKQHQRRYGGYIIHLSMILIIGGIAGSTFYENSSMVTLGIDEPFVLGPYTIEMTDLYSTQEAERQLYFVLLDIYKGGSKIYEADPSVAYFFDREMTIRYPWVKSQGLSDLYLIYESSAEGRATFTFKIIPQVTLIWIGTILGILGSIVTIWKFKRK; encoded by the coding sequence ATGATTGGATTCGCGAGTCTTGTAGTCGCCGCAGTCGTCATGGAGTTAACAGTGGTTTTCTATGTCGTAGGGTTATATAGAAAGCGATCTGATCTGGAGAGGTTTGGGGACCACGGCGTTAAGGCGTCATTTGCCCTCTTCACTTTAGCATCCATATACCTGCTCTATCTCCTCCTCACCAAAGATTTCAACAACCTCTATGTTTCCACTCACACTAATCGGAATCTCCCTACCGTGTATGTGGTCTCTGCGTTCTGGGCAGGGCAGGAGGGATCCCTCCTACTCTGGGGCTGGCTAACTTCCCTTACGGCTCTTATAGTGGCGAGGAAACAAATATCGGTTGATAAGTTCAAACCCTATGTCGCTACCATCCTCATTATCGTTCAGTTATTCTTCGTGCTAACTATGATCTTCGCATCAAACCCCTTTGAGAGACAGAGATCCACGCCGGCTGATGGACAGGGGCTTAACCCTCTACTCCAGGACCCTGGCATGGTTTTGCACCCGCCGACTTTGTTTGTCGGGTATGCTCTAATTGCTGTTCCATTCGCTTACGCTATGGCGGGGCTTATGACCAAGGATGAGGAGTGGCTTTCTAAAATTAGGACTTGGACCCTTCTATCTTGGTTGTTCTTGTCCTTGGGAATTGCCTTAGGCGGATGGTGGTCTTATCACGTTCTTGGATGGGGTGGTTACTGGGCGTGGGACCCTGTTGAGAACGCTTCCCTTATGCCATGGCTCATCATCACAGCTTTTCTCCACTCTGTTGTGATTCAAGAGGGTAAAAAGGGGATGAAGCTCTGGAATATGCTACTTATCACATTCAGTTTCCTCTTAGTCATCTACGCCGCTTTCCTCACTAGAAGTGGCATCATCCAATCGATCCACTCTTTTTCCGGGTCGTCTTTAGGCCAATACTTTGGGATCTTTCTTGGGATCTCGACCATCGCCACCGTTGCTCTCATCGCGAAACGATATGTATGGCTGAAGAGTAGGAACATCTTTGAGGCCTACCTCTCAAAGGAATCGGCGTTCCTGTTCAACAACCTCCTGTTCACCGTACTTACCCTCCTTATCATGCTGGGTACCATCTTCCCCCTTCTCTCCGAGGCCGTCCGGGGATACCAAGTCAGGGTAGGTCCTGGCTACTTCCAGCAGACTGCTTCACCCCTATCGGTGATGCTGATATTCCTCATGGGGCTGTGTCCCTTGATCGCTTGGAGGCAGGCATCAGTTGCAAGTCTCAAGAGGAATCTTACCTTCCCCTTCCTCATCACCATAGCCACGACAATTGTCCTCTATTCTTTAGGAGTGACTCAGCTGGGAGGGATGGTCGTCTCGGCTTCTATCGGCTTTTCCCTGGGATCTATCTTACAGGAGTTCTATAGGGCAACCGACCCCGAAGACTCTATGCCCTTAGGAAAGCGGTTTTTGACGCTGTTTAGTGCAGCGAAACAGCATCAGAGGAGATATGGAGGATACATCATCCATCTCTCGATGATCCTGATCATTGGGGGTATCGCAGGCTCTACTTTCTACGAGAACTCCAGCATGGTTACATTGGGTATTGATGAGCCTTTCGTTCTGGGGCCCTATACAATAGAGATGACTGATCTCTACTCGACTCAGGAAGCCGAGAGACAATTATACTTCGTTCTGCTCGACATCTACAAAGGAGGATCTAAGATCTATGAGGCGGACCCCTCCGTCGCGTATTTCTTTGATAGAGAGATGACGATTCGATATCCCTGGGTGAAATCGCAAGGTCTGTCTGACCTCTACCTTATTTACGAGAGCTCCGCTGAGGGCAGGGCCACTTTTACGTTCAAGATAATTCCCCAAGTAACGTTAATATGGATCGGCACAATTTTGGGCATCCTGGGATCTATTGTGACCATTTGGAAATTTAAACGGAAGTAA
- the cofE gene encoding coenzyme F420-0:L-glutamate ligase — translation MGIEIIGVKGLPIIREGDDLAALILEDLKTQGNPLWSMDIVVLSHIIVSRAEGRTVNLGSVEPSEIAVRYAEFTQKDPRLVEVVLDNSRSIRRMAPGILITETWQGFVCANSGVDKSNVPGEDVVALLPEDPDASARAFRHRIKELAGVDIAVIVCDTHGRGHRDGEVNVAVGASGLSVIRDRRGEYDLFGYELKVKRTAVADELAGAAELIMGQADEGIPAAVIRGYPYEPTESSSALELVRLREMDLFL, via the coding sequence ATGGGTATTGAGATTATTGGCGTCAAGGGCTTACCTATAATCAGGGAGGGAGATGACCTTGCAGCCCTCATCCTGGAGGATTTGAAGACCCAAGGGAACCCCCTCTGGAGCATGGATATTGTAGTCCTGTCCCACATTATCGTCTCCAGGGCGGAGGGGAGGACCGTGAACCTAGGCTCCGTCGAACCCTCGGAAATAGCTGTCCGATATGCAGAATTCACACAGAAGGACCCTCGGCTCGTGGAAGTCGTCTTAGACAACTCTAGGTCGATACGGAGGATGGCCCCGGGAATCCTAATTACCGAGACCTGGCAGGGGTTCGTCTGCGCCAACTCCGGTGTTGACAAGTCTAACGTCCCAGGGGAGGATGTGGTGGCCCTCCTCCCGGAGGACCCTGATGCATCTGCCCGGGCGTTCCGCCACCGGATCAAAGAGCTGGCGGGAGTTGACATTGCGGTGATCGTCTGCGATACCCATGGAAGGGGACACAGAGACGGCGAGGTGAACGTGGCAGTAGGGGCCTCAGGTTTAAGCGTCATTCGGGATAGGCGGGGAGAGTACGACCTCTTTGGGTATGAGCTTAAAGTGAAACGGACAGCGGTAGCGGATGAACTCGCGGGGGCCGCTGAGCTGATCATGGGTCAGGCGGATGAGGGAATCCCCGCAGCAGTAATTAGGGGATATCCGTACGAGCCCACTGAATCTTCGTCAGCGTTAGAACTTGTTCGGCTCAGGGAGATGGATCTTTTCCTCTGA
- a CDS encoding ABC transporter permease, with protein MRILDILRMSLESLKERKFRFALNLIGILIGCTAVTGLVSITQGLSNNINTQLEVFGPQNIMVIPGQIQQGRGIVGSTLNWRDLELISKVEDVNVATPIIANKIVSFSVRGRSFMVEMFGVTSKYFEINKANEVDDGRQLLRTDTSAVVIGANIADPLDEDEPILGVGDRLKVKAKVNGNEKELALRVVGIYGRTGGSFGADLDNSIAIPLRTAQQFWEIGGEFDYFIVQAETLEVISDVVERIEDKLGEAVTVISFESAQELVGEVMGTIEAVLGGIAAISLIVAGVGIINTMTVSVMERTREIGVLKAVGAKSRDVLLMFISEAVVTGIFGGVTGSLLGVLLAQVIGGYINMPPDPSLGLVVFVVGYAVATSVISGLYPAWRASNLHPVEALRYE; from the coding sequence TTGAGGATCTTAGATATCTTGCGGATGTCTCTTGAGAGCCTAAAGGAGAGGAAGTTCAGGTTCGCCCTTAATCTGATAGGCATCCTCATTGGGTGCACCGCGGTTACGGGGCTCGTTTCCATCACCCAAGGGCTGAGTAACAACATCAACACCCAGCTAGAAGTCTTCGGACCCCAGAATATCATGGTGATCCCAGGTCAGATCCAGCAAGGTAGAGGCATCGTGGGTTCTACGTTGAATTGGAGAGATCTCGAACTTATCTCAAAGGTTGAGGACGTCAATGTCGCTACCCCTATAATCGCAAACAAGATAGTTAGCTTCAGCGTGAGGGGTCGATCTTTTATGGTGGAGATGTTTGGTGTCACCAGCAAGTACTTCGAGATCAATAAGGCCAACGAGGTCGATGACGGCCGACAACTACTTAGGACTGATACATCGGCAGTTGTGATCGGGGCTAACATTGCTGATCCTCTCGATGAAGATGAGCCTATCCTCGGGGTAGGAGACAGATTAAAGGTCAAGGCAAAGGTGAACGGTAATGAGAAAGAGCTTGCCCTCCGGGTCGTCGGCATTTATGGAAGAACTGGGGGGAGCTTCGGGGCCGACCTAGACAACTCCATTGCGATACCTCTGAGAACTGCCCAGCAATTCTGGGAGATCGGGGGAGAGTTCGACTATTTCATAGTCCAGGCCGAAACCCTTGAGGTGATCAGCGATGTTGTTGAGAGGATCGAGGATAAACTGGGTGAAGCAGTCACGGTCATAAGCTTCGAATCCGCCCAAGAGCTCGTGGGAGAGGTCATGGGCACCATTGAGGCGGTGCTTGGGGGCATCGCGGCGATCTCCCTCATCGTGGCAGGCGTTGGCATCATCAACACCATGACTGTGTCTGTAATGGAACGGACTCGGGAGATCGGGGTTCTCAAGGCTGTAGGCGCAAAGAGCAGGGATGTTCTCCTGATGTTTATCTCTGAGGCCGTCGTCACAGGCATCTTCGGCGGCGTCACAGGATCTCTACTGGGAGTCCTCCTGGCCCAGGTCATCGGGGGCTACATCAATATGCCCCCCGACCCCAGCCTTGGTCTCGTGGTCTTTGTAGTGGGCTATGCCGTAGCGACAAGCGTTATATCCGGGCTCTACCCTGCGTGGAGAGCATCGAATCTGCACCCGGTGGAGGCATTGAGATATGAGTAA
- a CDS encoding undecaprenyl-diphosphate phosphatase — protein MDLINALVLGLLQGILEWLPVSSQGNLVLLAITLLRLEPSYALNFSVYLHLGTGLAALVYFRREVIRIIKRGSEDDRRLFQFLVVATLLTGLVGFPLFIFVELTSLYGEALLALTGVALLLTAWIQKDRGTLSIPLPNGLRLKNGLILGIIQGLAVIPGLSRSGVTTTALLIKGFPGKEAFRLSFLMSIPAVFAAATGLAVVKGVPPLDRGILVAISAAFISALVSIDILIKLAQRTRFWKLCILFGLIAILAVLPSFF, from the coding sequence GTGGACCTAATCAATGCTCTAGTCTTGGGGCTTCTCCAGGGCATTCTGGAGTGGCTCCCCGTCTCAAGCCAGGGGAACCTCGTCCTTCTGGCTATTACTCTACTAAGACTCGAGCCAAGTTATGCCCTGAACTTCTCGGTTTATCTCCACCTAGGTACGGGGCTCGCTGCACTGGTATATTTTCGGCGAGAGGTTATCCGAATAATCAAGCGGGGATCTGAGGATGATCGAAGGCTCTTCCAGTTCTTAGTTGTAGCGACATTGTTGACTGGGCTCGTTGGTTTTCCACTTTTTATATTCGTAGAGCTAACCAGCCTTTACGGGGAGGCATTGCTTGCATTGACTGGTGTGGCGCTCCTCTTGACCGCGTGGATTCAGAAGGATAGGGGAACCCTCAGTATACCCCTCCCGAATGGCCTCAGGCTTAAAAACGGTCTTATCTTGGGTATTATTCAGGGTCTGGCAGTTATCCCTGGACTGTCTCGCTCAGGGGTGACCACTACGGCCCTCCTGATTAAGGGGTTTCCAGGTAAGGAGGCATTCCGCCTTTCCTTCTTGATGAGTATTCCAGCTGTATTTGCGGCCGCAACGGGGCTAGCAGTCGTTAAGGGGGTGCCCCCTCTTGATAGGGGCATCCTTGTGGCTATTTCAGCGGCTTTCATATCTGCTCTCGTGTCGATTGATATTCTCATCAAGCTGGCTCAGAGAACCCGGTTTTGGAAGCTCTGTATTCTCTTTGGTTTAATTGCGATCCTCGCTGTCCTCCCGTCCTTCTTTTAG
- a CDS encoding methyltransferase: MAEVYKSAEDTFLLLKHAEKLVEGNILEMGTGSGYIAIQLSKMSRVGRVVAVDVNPKAVETARNNALMAGVSEAVMFMESDLFQRLGDSRFNWVLFNPPYLPSEGIIDEPSWAGGRNGGELITRFLSKAPLHLSPGGRILAIISSKTNFDFRKVEKQYEIKVLEEIPLFFETLSCVMFVPLALLESDVKSPDERHAERGMDDKVCHPSLNSRGLA, from the coding sequence ATGGCGGAGGTTTACAAGTCGGCTGAGGACACCTTTCTCCTGCTGAAGCACGCGGAGAAATTGGTTGAGGGTAATATCCTCGAGATGGGCACAGGAAGCGGATACATTGCCATTCAGCTCTCCAAAATGTCCCGGGTGGGGCGGGTTGTAGCGGTGGATGTCAACCCTAAAGCTGTTGAGACCGCCCGGAACAACGCCCTCATGGCAGGTGTCTCGGAGGCGGTCATGTTTATGGAGAGTGACCTTTTCCAGAGACTAGGTGATTCAAGGTTCAATTGGGTTCTTTTCAACCCGCCTTATCTGCCTAGCGAGGGCATCATCGATGAGCCCTCCTGGGCTGGGGGGAGAAATGGAGGAGAGCTGATCACGAGGTTTCTGAGCAAGGCCCCACTACATCTCTCACCTGGTGGTAGAATCCTTGCTATTATCTCCTCGAAAACAAACTTTGATTTTAGGAAGGTCGAAAAACAGTATGAAATAAAGGTCTTGGAAGAGATCCCCCTTTTCTTTGAGACCTTATCGTGCGTTATGTTTGTCCCATTAGCCCTTCTGGAGTCCGATGTAAAATCCCCCGACGAACGCCACGCCGAAAGGGGCATGGACGACAAAGTTTGTCATCCAAGTCTGAACTCCCGAGGTTTGGCCTAA
- a CDS encoding MBL fold metallo-hydrolase yields the protein MMIVTVLGSGSNGGVPQWDCCCKNCTQARTIPGQSRTRSSVSVSVGGTQLVLFDATPDIKFQLEMNRLTPKPDEAKNGRQCRIEAVFLTHGHGDHIIGVSEFSTGKGFAIPVYAPPDLIEFMFGSRDRSNFFGNIGRLAMDYVDPIGLKEEKIVEPLPGLKISGFKIEHTDRLDDGSHFPSSTYGYEIQTDEARFVYTPDIGSLSDEVLTRIEGADLFMLDASFWWNDELSRISGLAKTSYDLGHVPVEESVEILRGKGIGRVIYTHLNHTNPLMDPGHPATSILEKRGFETAFDGMRIKV from the coding sequence ATGATGATCGTCACGGTCCTCGGTTCTGGGTCCAATGGAGGAGTTCCCCAATGGGACTGCTGCTGTAAGAACTGCACTCAGGCGCGTACGATCCCGGGACAGAGCCGGACCCGCTCGTCCGTCTCCGTCTCCGTAGGAGGGACACAACTTGTTCTCTTCGATGCTACTCCAGACATCAAGTTCCAGCTAGAGATGAACAGGCTCACACCTAAGCCGGATGAGGCCAAGAACGGCCGTCAGTGTAGGATAGAGGCCGTCTTCCTTACCCACGGACATGGTGATCACATTATTGGCGTCTCGGAGTTCTCAACGGGGAAGGGCTTTGCCATCCCTGTCTACGCTCCCCCGGATCTTATTGAGTTCATGTTTGGCTCCCGGGACAGGAGTAACTTCTTCGGGAACATCGGGCGGCTGGCTATGGACTACGTAGATCCCATTGGGCTTAAGGAAGAGAAGATCGTGGAGCCCCTGCCAGGCCTGAAGATCTCAGGGTTCAAGATCGAGCATACAGACAGGCTTGATGATGGTTCCCACTTCCCTAGCAGTACTTATGGCTATGAGATCCAAACCGACGAAGCGAGGTTCGTATACACCCCCGATATAGGGAGCCTCTCAGACGAGGTCCTAACACGGATAGAGGGTGCAGACCTCTTCATGCTTGACGCATCATTCTGGTGGAATGATGAGCTGTCGAGGATCAGCGGATTGGCGAAGACCTCGTACGATCTGGGCCACGTCCCCGTGGAGGAAAGCGTGGAGATACTCAGGGGGAAGGGAATCGGGAGAGTCATCTACACCCATCTCAACCATACGAACCCGTTGATGGACCCTGGGCACCCGGCCACATCAATCCTCGAGAAGAGGGGTTTCGAAACTGCTTTCGACGGGATGCGGATTAAGGTCTAG
- a CDS encoding ABC transporter ATP-binding protein: MMSVIMETVGLIKEFPQADGILRVLKGIDLKVIEGEFMAIMGPSGSGKSTLLNMLGALDKPSAGKVFIQGTDLSTFNDNELADLRNKEIGFVFQFFNLIQRLNALSNVELPMAIAGLPYKERRDKARNLLTLVGLGERMDHKPSELSGGEQQRVAIARALVNDPSVLLCDEVTGNLDSKTGFEVMELLLSFNKEQGKTFILITHDPNVAKMAQRLVQIQDGEIIGEKQLW, from the coding sequence ATGATGTCCGTAATCATGGAGACCGTGGGACTCATAAAGGAGTTTCCCCAGGCCGATGGGATCCTTAGGGTTCTAAAGGGCATCGACCTTAAAGTCATTGAGGGAGAGTTCATGGCCATAATGGGGCCATCCGGCAGCGGCAAGTCGACCCTTCTCAACATGCTGGGGGCCCTCGATAAACCGTCGGCCGGGAAAGTCTTCATCCAGGGAACAGACCTTTCCACCTTTAATGACAATGAGCTCGCGGATCTCAGGAATAAGGAAATAGGGTTCGTGTTCCAGTTCTTTAACCTAATCCAACGCCTCAACGCCCTGAGCAACGTCGAGCTTCCCATGGCAATTGCCGGGCTCCCCTACAAGGAGAGGCGTGATAAGGCCCGGAATCTACTCACGCTCGTGGGCCTCGGGGAGAGAATGGACCACAAGCCATCTGAGCTGAGCGGCGGGGAGCAGCAGAGGGTCGCAATCGCGAGGGCTCTCGTAAATGATCCCTCGGTATTGCTTTGCGACGAGGTAACTGGGAACCTCGACTCGAAGACGGGCTTTGAGGTAATGGAGCTGCTCCTGTCTTTTAATAAGGAACAGGGGAAGACGTTCATCCTGATCACCCACGACCCTAACGTTGCCAAGATGGCGCAGCGCCTAGTTCAGATCCAAGATGGAGAAATCATTGGAGAGAAACAGCTATGGTGA
- a CDS encoding YIP1 family protein produces the protein MSNSKRGFFGTFIDLASSPRTVFSGIEESDLKSGIILIMTIALLSGWAGMAYFTKSELQLPNMDSGSRRGSPMFNPGVQDSGEIDIETIRSRLTPFIALGGMLGAVTRWIIPSILILFTANIWVGKGSSKRMLAMTSFASVPRIIQQLLRIIDSYTLNSTDIASLTAMQVPSPGLYGKLVNEVFTVFNLFGVLTIILTVVAVSVNYEANPRKAAYVTILAYIVYMILRVYLPIL, from the coding sequence ATGAGTAATAGTAAACGTGGATTCTTTGGAACATTCATAGATTTAGCGTCATCGCCGAGGACCGTTTTCTCAGGTATTGAAGAGAGCGACCTCAAAAGCGGCATCATCTTGATCATGACCATCGCGCTCCTTTCTGGATGGGCGGGGATGGCCTATTTCACAAAGTCTGAGCTGCAGCTCCCCAACATGGACTCAGGCTCCAGGCGAGGAAGCCCCATGTTCAACCCAGGGGTTCAGGACTCAGGGGAGATCGATATCGAAACGATCCGCAGTCGCCTCACCCCCTTCATCGCGCTCGGCGGCATGCTAGGCGCAGTGACCAGATGGATCATACCCAGCATACTCATACTGTTTACAGCGAACATATGGGTAGGTAAGGGGAGCTCCAAAAGGATGCTCGCGATGACCAGCTTCGCATCGGTACCCCGAATTATCCAGCAGCTCCTAAGGATCATTGACTCATATACCCTCAACTCAACCGACATTGCATCCCTAACAGCAATGCAGGTGCCTTCCCCGGGCCTGTATGGAAAACTCGTTAACGAGGTGTTCACGGTGTTCAATCTGTTTGGGGTACTTACAATAATCTTGACCGTTGTCGCTGTCTCGGTTAACTACGAGGCTAATCCCAGGAAAGCAGCTTACGTTACTATCTTGGCATACATAGTGTATATGATCCTCCGAGTCTATTTGCCTATACTCTGA